A part of Miscanthus floridulus cultivar M001 chromosome 6, ASM1932011v1, whole genome shotgun sequence genomic DNA contains:
- the LOC136459284 gene encoding transcription factor GAMYB-like, producing the protein MYRVKSEGEGDSEMMLQDQMDSPVADDVSSGGGSPHPHRGAGPPLKKGPWTSAEDAILVDYVKKHGEGNWNAVQKNTGLFRCGKSCRLRWANHLRPNLKKGAFTPEEERLIIQLHAKMGNKWARMAAHLPGRTDNEIKNYWNTRIKRCQRASLPIYPASVCNQSSNEDQQVSGDFNGGENISNDLLSGNSLYLPDFTSDNFIANPEALSYAPQLSAVSISNLLGQSFASKNCSFMDQVDQTGMLKQSSCVLPALSDAIDGVLSSVDQFSNESEKLKQALGFDYLNEANASSKSIAPFGVALTGSHAFLNGNFSASRPTNGPLKMELPSLQDTESDPNSWLKYTVAPAMQPTELVDPYPQSPSATPSVKSECASPRNSGLLEELLHEAQALGSGKNQQPSVRSSSSSAGTPCETTTVVSPEFDMGQEYWEEQPGSFLSEYAHFSGNSFTESTPPVSAASPDFFQFSKISPAQSPSMGSGEQALEPKHESAASPHPENLRPDALFSGNNTADASIFNNAIAMLLGNGINAEYKPVLGDGIVLDSSSWNNMPHAFQMAEFK; encoded by the exons ATGTACCGGGTGAagagcgagggcgagggcgactCCGAGATGATGCTGCAGGACCAGATGGACTCGCCGGTGGCCGACGACGTCAGCAGCGGAGGCGGGTCGCCTCACCCTCACAGGGGCGCCGGGCCGCCCCTGAAGAAAGGGCCCTGGACGTCCGCGGAGGACGCCATCCTGGTGGACTACGTTAAGAAGCACGGCGAAGGGAACTGGAACGCGGTGCAGAAGAACACCGGGCTGTTCCGCTGCGGCAAGAGCTGCCGCCTCCGCTGGGCGAACCACCTCAGGCCCAACCTCAAGAAGGGGGCCTTCACCCCGGAGGAGGAGCGCCTCATCATCCAGCTCCACGCCAAGATGGGGAACAAGTGGGCGAGGATGGCTGCTCAT TTGCCAGGGCGTACTGACAATGAAATTAAGAACTACTGGAACACTCGAATAAAGAGATGTCAACGAGCTAGCCTTCCTATCTATCCTGCTAGTGTATGCAATCAATCTTCAAATGAAGATCAGCAAGTGTCTGGTGATTTTAACGGTGGCGAGAACATATCCAATGATCTTCTATCTGGGAACAGCCTTTATCTACCAGATTTTACCAGTGACAATTTCATTGCTAATCCAGAGGCTTTATCCTATGCACCACAGCTGTCAGCTGTTTCAATAAGCAATTTGCTCGGCCAAAGCTTTGCATCAAAAAACTGTAGCTTCATGGATCAGGTAGACCAAACAGGGATGCTGAAACAATCTAGCTGTGTGCTTCCTGCATTGAGCGATGCCATTGACGGTGTGCTTTCCTCAGTTGATCAATTTTCAAATGAGTCTGagaagctcaagcaagctttAGGTTTTGATTATCTTAATGAAGCCAATGCTAGCAGCAAGAGTATTGCACCTTTCGGGGTTGCACTTACTGGCAGCCATGCCTTTTTAAATGGCAACTTCTCTGCTTCTAGGCCCACAAATGGTCCTTTGAAGATGGAGCTCCCTTCACTCCAAGATACTGAATCTGATCCAAATAGCTGGCTCAAGTATACTGTGGCTCCTGCAATGCAGCCTACTGAGTTAGTAGATCCTTACCCGCAGTCTCCATCAGCAACCCCTTCAGTGAAATCTGAGTGTGCATCGCCGAGGAACAGTGGTCTTTTGGAAGAGCTGCTTCATGAAGCTCAGGCACTAGGATCTGGGAAGAACCAACAACCATCGGTCCGAAGTTCAAGTTCTTCTGCTGGCACACCTTGTGAGACTACTACGGTGGTTAGCCCAGAGTTTGATATGGGCCAGGAATATTGGGAAGAACAGCCCGGTTCTTTCCTCAGTGAATATGCTCATTTTAGTGGAAATTCTTTCACCGAATCCACTCCTCCTGTTAGTGCTGCATCACCTGATTTTTTTCAGTTCTCCAAAATTTCTCCTG CACAAAGCCCTTCAATGGGCTCTGGTGAGCAGGCGTTAGAGCCTAAGCATGAGTCAGCAGCTTCACCTCATCCTGAAAACTTGAGGCCTGATGCATTATTCTCTGGGAACAACACAGCTGATGCATCCATTTTCAACAATGCCATAGCAATGCTCCTGGGCAATGGCATTAATGCCGAGTACAAACCTGTTCTTGGTGATGGAATTGTGCTCGATTCTTCCTCGTGGAACAACATGCCACATGCTTTCCAAATGGCGGAATTCAAATGA
- the LOC136459283 gene encoding probable arabinosyltransferase ARAD1 gives MAGKQFPSPAHSRLASSSSRRLIAAVAASLILLTASYFLLLSPSSHRPGPAILASPSATTSFLASLDRFLSDPHPSASASAAAPGELDAAIRVQEEARLYGDDPAWPAPAAGPLRIYVYEMPSKFTYDLLRLFRDSYRDTDNLTSNGSPVHRLIEQHSIDYWLWADLIAPESQRLLKSVIRVQRQEEADIFYVPFFTTISYFLLEKQECKALYREALKWVTDQPAWQRSEGRDHVIPVHHPWSFKSVRRFVKKAIWLLPDMDSTGNWYKPGQVYLEKDVILPYVPNVDLCDHKCVLETQFKRSILLFFRGRLKRNAGGKIRSKLVEELKSAEDIVIEEGSAGAQGKAAAQDGMRKSLFCLSPAGDTPSSARLFDAIVSGCIPVIISDELELPFEGILDYREIALFVSSSDAVQPGWLVKYLRGIDAKRIREIQSNLVKYSRHFLYSSPAQPLGPEDLAWRMIAGKVVNIKLQIRRSQRLVRESRSVCTCECRVGNTTRML, from the exons ATGGCGGGGAAGCAGTTCCCCTCCCCGGCGCACTCGCgcctcgcctcctcctcctcccgccgACTCAttgccgccgtcgccgcctcccTCATACTCCTCACCGCTTCCTacttcctcctcctctccccctccTCGCACCGACCCGGCCCAGCCATCCTCGCGAGCCCTAGCGCCACCACAtccttcctcgcctccctcgaCCGTTTCCTCTCCGACCCGCATCcctctgcctccgcctccgccgccgctcccgGCGAACTTGACGCCGCGATCCGGGTCCAGGAGGAGGCCCGTCTCTACGGGGACGACCCCGCATGGCCCGCGCCGGCCGCGGGGCCGCTCAGGATCTACGTTTACGAGATGCCGAGCAAGTTCACGTACGATCTGCTGAGGCTGTTCAGGGACTCCTACCGGGACACCGACAACCTCACGTCCAATGGGAGCCCCGTGCACCGCCTCATAGAGCAG CATTCTATTGACTACTGGCTGTGGGCGGATCTCATTGCACCTGAATCACAAAGACTTTTGAAGAGTGTTATTAGGGTTCAGCGGCAAGAAGAAGCTGACATTTTCTATGTGCCATTCTTCACGACAATCAGTTACTTCCTGCTGGAGAAACAAGAATGCAAGGCACTTTATAGG GAAGCTTTAAAGTGGGTGACAGATCAGCCTGCCTGGCAACGTTCAGAAGGCAGAGATCATGTCATTCCTGTTCATCATCCATGGTCATTTAAGTCAGTCCGGAGATTTGTGAAGAAGGCAATATGGCTTCTACCTGATATGGACTCCACCGGGAACTG GTATAAACCTGGACAGGTATATCTAGAAAAGGATGTCATCCTTCCATATGTTCCAAACGTTGATCTTTGTGATCATAAGTGTGTATTAGAAACTCAATTCAAAAGAAGTATATTGCTGTTCTTTCGAGGAAGACTGAAGAGAAATGCT GGAGGAAAGATCCGCAGTAAACTTGTGGAGGAACTAAAAAGTGCAGAAGACATAGTTATAGAAGAAGGTTCTGCTGGAGCTCAGGGAAAAGCAGCAGCTCAGGATGGCATGCGCAAGTCTCTCTTTTGCTTGAGTCCGGCTGGGGATACCCCATCTTCTGCTCGCCTGTTTGATGCAATCGTTAGTGGTTGTATTCCAGTTATAATAAGTGATGAGCTGGAGCTTCCATTTGAAGGAATACTTGACTATAGGGAG ATAGCATTGTTTGTTTCATCGAGTGATGCTGTGCAACCTGGCTGGCTCGTGAAGTACCTAAGAGGAATCGATGCCAAAAGAATAAGAGAAATTCAGTCTAATCTTGTGAAG TATTCAAGACATTTTCTGTATTCAAGTCCTGCCCAGCCTCTTGGACCagaagaccttgcatggaggatg ATTGCTGGCAAGGTGGTAAATATCAAGTTGCAGATTCGGCGTTCTCAACGTTTGGTCAGAGAGTCAAGGAGCGTATGTACATGTGAATGCAGAGTTGGGAACACCACGAGGATGCTTTGA
- the LOC136459282 gene encoding histone-lysine N-methyltransferase, H3 lysine-9 specific SUVH1-like, whose product MNRPSNFMPTPEQDVLDVKPLRTLAPMFPAPLGVNTFNQSTTPPLIFVTPAGQFQGGFGAWNNSAAKSFFAFGSEDASGGKAHKFGDQNTGSGKAATFGDQDAFGSQNVTTGVQDAAGGQTATDWTSDVSANPNGPIDATPISSYRSTQPIVISLDDDDNDDDDEPYAANKTSASGRKIKRPSRLSGYNVSDGLVSDSSNSTKVKRPKSSHKKAAADNEHALLPPSDDPRETVEAVLMTFEALRRRHLQLDEAQETNKRADLKASAIMMASNIRANSGKRIGVVPGVEIGDIFYFRMELCIIGLHAPSMAGIDYMTAKFGDEDDSVAICIVAAGGYDNNDDDTDVLVYSGSGGNSKNSEERHDQKLERGNLALERSLSRKNVIRVVRGYKDPGCLTGKVYIYDGLYRIHESWKEKTKSGIFCFKYKLLREPGQPDGVAIWKMSQKWVENPITRGSVLHPDLSSGAENLPVFLVNDIDSDKGPHHFTYTTQIEHLNPLSSVKPLEGCRCLSVCLPGDANCCCAQRNGGSLPYSSLGLLVCRKTMVYECGESCRCSFNCRNRVTQKGVRIHFEVFKTGNRGWGLRSWDAIRTGSFICEYVGEVIDDAKIILNDIEDDYIFQTLCPGERTLKWNYGPELIGEQSTDISADTFETLPIKISAKKMGNISRFMNHSCAPNVFWQPVQFDHEDDHRPHIMFFALKHIPPMTELTYDYGDIGADSSGVRSPRAKNCLCGSSNCRGFFI is encoded by the coding sequence ATGAACCGTCCATCAAATTTCATGCCTACTCCTGAACAGGATGTTCTGGATGTCAAGCCCTTGAGGACATTGGCTCCAATGTTCCCTGCACCCTTGGGTGTCAATACATTTAACCAGTcaaccacaccaccattgatatTCGTCACTCCTGCTGGACAATTTCAAGGGGGTTTTGGTGCTTGGAACAATTCTGCTGCCAAATCATTTTTCGCTTTCGGCAGCGAGGATGCTAGTGGAGGCAAGGCTCACAAATTTGGTGATCAGAATACTGGTAGTGGCAAGGCTGCCACTTTTGGTGATCAGGATGCTTTTGGTAGCCAGAATGTCACCACTGGTGTGCAGGATGCTGCTGGAGGCCAGACTGCAACAGATTGGACGTCAGATGTGAGTGCCAATCCTAATGGCCCAATTGACGCCACCCCCATTTCATCTTACAGGTCAACACAGCCTATTGTTATATcactggatgatgatgataatgacgacgatgatgagccTTATGCTGCTAACAAGACATCAGCATCTGGACGCAAGATCAAGAGGCCATCCCGTCTTAGCGGATACAATGTGAGCGATGGTTTGGTAAGTGACAGCTCCAACAGCACGAAGGTTAAGCGCCCCAAATCCTCTCACAAGAAAGCTGCTGCTGACAATGAGCATGCGTTGCTTCCTCCATCTGATGATCCTAGGGAAACTGTGGAGGCAGTTCTCATGACCTTTGAGGCATTGCGGCGTAGGCATCTCCAATTGGATGAGGCACAAGAGACTAACAAACGTGCAGATCTGAAGGCTAGTGCCATCATGATGGCCAGTAATATCAGGGCCAACTCTGGGAAGAGGATAGGGGTTGTTCCTGGAGTTGAAATAGGGGACATTTTCTACTTCAGGATGGAGCTATGTATTATCGGGCTGCATGCTCCTAGCATGGCCGGAATTGACTATATGACTGCCAagtttggtgatgaggatgattCTGTTGCAATATGTATTGTTGCTGCTGGTGGTTATGACAACAACGATGATGATACAGATGTACTGGTTTACAGCGGTTCAGGAGGTAATAGCAAGAACAGTGAGGAGAGGCATGACCAGAAGCTTGAGAGGGGTAACCTGGCTCTTGAAAGGAGCTTGTCCAGAAAAAATGTAATCCGTGTGGTTCGGGGCTATAAGGATCCAGGTTGCTTGACTGGCAAGGTTTATATCTATGATGGCCTCTATAGGATTCACGAGTCATGGAAGGAGAAAACGAAGAGTGGAATATTTTGTTTCAAGTACAAGCTGCTGCGAGAACCAGGACAACCTGATGGGGTTGCAATCTGGAAGATGTCCCAGAAATGGGTAGAGAATCCAATAACTAGAGGCAGTGTTTTACATCCTGATCTATCATCTGGTGCAGAAAATCTCCCAGTGTTTCTTGTTAATGACATTGACAGTGATAAAGGGCCACACCATTTCACCTATACCACTCAGATCGAACACTTGAATCCACTCAGTTCTGTGAAACCTTTAGAGGGTTGCAGATGCCTTAGTGTTTGTCTGCCTGGTGATGCCAACTGCTGTTGTGCACAGCGTAATGGAGGCAGCTTACCTTACAGTTCATTGGGATTGCTTGTATGCCGCAAGACTATGGTTTATGAATGCGGTGAATCCTGTCGGTGTTCTTTCAATTGCCGTAACAGAGTGACCCAGAAAGGAGTTAGGATCCACTTTGAGGTCTTTAAAACTGGTAATCGAGGCTGGGGTCTTCGTTCATGGGACGCTATACGGACTGGTTCATTTATATGCGAGTATGTTGGTGAGGTTATTGATGATGCTAAAATTATTTTGAATGATATTGAAGATGATTATATATTTCAGACGTTGTGCCCTGGTGAGAGGACATTAAAATGGAATTACGGACCTGAATTGATTGGGGAGCAAAGCACAGATATTTCAGCTGATACCTTTGAGACTCTACCCATTAAGATAAGTGCTAAAAAAATGGGAAACATCTCACGTTTCATGAACCATAGTTGTGCTCCTAACGTCTTTTGGCAGCCAGTTCAGTTTGACCATGAAGATGATCATCGGCCACATATCATGTTCTTTGCTTTGAAGCATATTCCTCCGATGACAGAGTTGACTTATGACTATGGTGACATTGGAGCTGATTCTAGTGGTGTACGGTCTCCTAGAGCAAAGAACTGCCTTTGTGGATCCTCAAATTGTCGGGGATTCTTTATCTGA